From the Desulfonatronovibrio magnus genome, one window contains:
- a CDS encoding zinc ribbon domain-containing protein, producing MALINCPECGKSVSTSAVACPNCGNPISSAMDTKAVGTPLTTVQETSKRLKLHTLGSVFLLIVGLVWLIIAIQAESGSNNVNTTIPAFMVWIGFIWFIVTRFRIWWHHK from the coding sequence ATGGCTTTAATCAACTGTCCCGAATGCGGAAAAAGTGTGTCAACGTCCGCAGTAGCTTGCCCTAATTGTGGCAACCCTATTTCTTCCGCCATGGACACAAAGGCAGTAGGCACCCCACTGACAACAGTCCAGGAAACGAGTAAGCGATTAAAACTTCATACCCTAGGTTCGGTTTTTCTTTTGATAGTTGGACTTGTATGGCTCATTATTGCCATTCAAGCAGAAAGTGGAAGTAACAATGTCAATACAACTATTCCAGCCTTTATGGTTTGGATTGGTTTTATCTGGTTTATTGTTACGCGGTTTAGGATTTGGTGGCACCATAAGTAA
- a CDS encoding right-handed parallel beta-helix repeat-containing protein: MPSNKPFLSAVITFLFIFIAIPAYSGVLYVTEDGTGDGTSWANAFGDPQEAIELAAVDDRYSQVWVAAGTYLPTGHPNSTFRTREVHFSLRNGVTVYGGFIGNETKLEERDFEANETIFSGDIGVEGDDSDNTYHVFYHPEATEMNETAILDGAIVTNSSYSGFYNNKSNPNLINVIINMNKGGGIYNISSNPILTNVTISNNSNISRGGGMYNSNSNPTLKNVIITDNEASGMGGGIYNSDSNPTLINVIISNNSSNSEGGGIYNYSSDPTLTKVTIRENNALSGGGIYNLYSNHILTNVIVNGNEVSNNGGGIYNSSCNPTLINVTISNNKASISGGGIYNGPRPVWQASPSNPTMTNVTISNNHAEEGGGIFNTRNSNPILMNTTITNNSATYGGGMLNEDSNPVIKNSIFWGNSATGSGDEHINAGTSSPEVSWSIFAGGYPDGTNIITDDPLLQPLADNGGFTKTHAIPSDSPAYAIPESAGDGDWNDAPYIDQRGMLRATSGYRAIGSYEDADPDEEKQNAIAIFNAAESLYPDWFYPQGQSTQEYDGYEHRMFYRYYPEKDIFLLTYDAVVYYHYAGRYYQWGTVQEWLEWME; encoded by the coding sequence ATGCCTTCCAACAAACCCTTCTTATCAGCCGTGATTACGTTTCTTTTTATTTTCATAGCCATACCTGCCTATTCCGGAGTGCTGTATGTCACAGAGGACGGTACAGGTGATGGCACAAGCTGGGCCAATGCCTTTGGCGATCCCCAGGAGGCTATTGAACTGGCTGCTGTGGATGATCGCTATTCACAGGTTTGGGTTGCTGCTGGGACTTATTTGCCTACGGGGCATCCGAATAGCACTTTCAGGACAAGAGAGGTTCACTTCAGCTTGAGAAATGGAGTTACTGTGTATGGAGGGTTTATTGGTAATGAGACTAAATTAGAAGAGCGGGATTTTGAAGCCAATGAGACCATATTCAGTGGGGATATTGGTGTAGAAGGTGATGATAGCGATAACACATATCATGTATTTTATCATCCGGAAGCAACGGAGATGAATGAGACCGCTATCCTGGACGGGGCGATAGTTACTAATTCAAGTTACAGTGGTTTTTATAACAACAAAAGCAACCCCAATTTAATCAACGTTATCATAAATATGAACAAAGGGGGTGGAATTTATAACATAAGCAGTAATCCCATTTTAACCAACGTTACTATAAGCAATAATAGCAATATAAGTAGAGGTGGAGGAATGTATAACTCAAACAGCAATCCCACCTTAAAAAACGTTATTATAACTGATAATGAAGCATCCGGTATGGGCGGTGGTATTTATAACTCCGACAGCAATCCTACTTTGATCAATGTTATTATAAGTAATAATAGCAGTAATAGTGAAGGAGGTGGAATTTATAACTACTCCAGCGACCCCACTCTTACAAAGGTTACCATACGTGAGAACAATGCATTATCTGGCGGCGGTATTTATAATTTATACAGTAATCACATTCTAACCAATGTTATCGTGAATGGAAATGAAGTGTCAAATAATGGGGGCGGAATTTATAATTCATCCTGCAATCCTACTTTGATTAATGTTACTATAAGCAATAATAAAGCATCAATTAGTGGTGGTGGAATATATAATGGTCCTAGACCTGTATGGCAAGCTTCCCCGAGTAACCCTACTATGACAAATGTCACTATAAGCAATAATCATGCTGAAGAAGGCGGAGGTATATTTAATACAAGAAATAGCAATCCTATACTCATGAATACCACAATCACAAATAATTCTGCTACTTACGGTGGAGGAATGCTCAACGAAGACAGCAACCCTGTAATCAAAAACAGTATTTTCTGGGGTAACTCAGCAACAGGCTCTGGAGATGAGCATATTAATGCTGGAACATCCTCACCAGAGGTTTCCTGGTCTATCTTTGCCGGGGGCTACCCAGACGGCACAAACATAATCACAGACGATCCGCTCCTCCAACCCCTGGCAGACAATGGCGGCTTCACTAAGACACATGCCATACCCTCAGACAGCCCTGCCTATGCAATTCCTGAAAGTGCTGGAGATGGAGACTGGAATGATGCTCCTTATATAGACCAGAGAGGTATGCTTAGAGCTACAAGTGGCTACAGAGCTATAGGTTCTTATGAGGATGCAGACCCTGATGAAGAAAAGCAGAATGCAATAGCTATTTTTAACGCAGCTGAATCACTTTATCCAGACTGGTTTTACCCTCAAGGCCAATCCACTCAGGAATATGATGGATATGAGCACAGGATGTTTTACCGATATTACCCCGAAAAGGATATCTTTCTGCTGACCTATGATGCGGTGGTGTATTATCATTATGCAGGCAGATACTATCAATGGGGAACGGTTCAGGAATGGTTGGAGTGGATGGAATAG